The genomic stretch ataaaaatagttttcaaaCTGAGGGTAAATTATTTTCATCCTGTAAGACGATTTacagaataagaaaaaaagcaaaagctcTGCCACACAAAATCCTATACTATAcgttttttaaatcactttccTTGCATCTTTTTTCTCATGAAATGGATATTCTACCTCTCCAAGCCTCTGATCATTATTCAAATTGATCTAGAAAGGTAATGAGAGAAAACATCTTCTTTGATGGGAGTGCTCACCACTTATTGAGTAGTGTAGAGTGGACAGTAGATCAGACATGTAGGGAATCATGGGTGCCTACTTACCACAAGTGTTGTGTTTAGCTGACTACTTCGAAGTTCTgccagaaaaaagaaatagggATGAGAATACAGTTGAATATGACAAAAGACACCAAAAAATATCACAGATCAGCGAGGTAAATTCAAAGggaaaccaaacaaaatgtgAGTTAAGGACAACATGTCTCTCTGCTCAGGGCTCCCCTGTACATGGAACAAATGGACGGGCCCTTCTCGCTGGCGGCGCTTCCCTACACCCAGATGAACGAGCTGCTGAACCGTACCGGGGACAGAATGTATTCGCGGCCCCACGACCCTCCACCGCCTCCACCTCTCATGCACCCACTGGGAGAGATCAAGCCACCCTCTGTGATCAGGTGGGACAGAAGACAATACATAACCTCAGTTTTATCTCCCCTCGGAAACCTCTAATAATGCGTTTTTATGGTTTTGCATAGCAATTGCAGAAAAGTAATTAGGTGCTCACCAGGAAGTTGGAGTTCCAATTTGAGTGAGAAATTATTTGTGGATACTATTTCACCTTGTGTCCGATTTTACgagcacacacatttacattcccATTTCTTTGGTTTTATCTCATTTTTGTTAAGGATCAGTTGGTGTTACTAAGCGGTATTCccatacttttctttttcatttggacgaaaaaatgttttgttccgTTAGAGCtcagcagaaaaacacagaggcgAAGGGGTGGACGGATAGATGAAGGTTTTGAGGACcaaagctgaagaaaaaaacaaaaggctttGAGGTGGACAGGATCAACACTAAGCATAGAGATCAGAGGAAATGGTTAACGCTGTGGCTGCAGCTGCAGAAGTCCTTGCAGCtgtcttctctttttaatcacaaactcacactcctgtcattttgttttgatgttttgctGTTTCTTCCTTTTATGAGTTAATACCATCCTCTTCAATatatgattttgtcactttacCCCCTCCCCACATTTGATGTAGTTTAACACTTTAAACtggatttgaaaatgtattgtgaacATGTCGGTCTTTGTGTTGCTATGTCCTGTAGAGGCTTGATCCACTCACAGAGcttcagcagcagttgctggCCAATGTGATAACTGCCTGCCTTGGTCTGTGTTTTCAACACTCTTCTTTaacatgcagtgttttttaCGCTCTAATTCAGCATACTGACATTCAGGTAGACATTATTTGGCATGCTATgattttcagtattttgtaaGGGCTGGTCTGGTGGCAGAGTTAAGGACCCCTCCAGGGGCATCATCACTCCAATTCAAAGGTCTAAACCTCCCATGACAATTCTGCAGTTTGAAAAGTATGATTACTTACCCCAGTGTCAGTCTTTGAAAACACTAGTACAGTGcccgttgaaaatgtgcctgtgcCTTGGGCCGTGGTATTGCTGCTTATAgaattcttcaaaaaaaaattgtaccccaaaattacttacagaaggaccccaaaccacttcataTGCAATTTCTCATATGCCATGCATATACTCATTGTATAGGAGTAATCAGACATTGACAACATGGACTCTTGGCAGTACACTACCCACCCGGCCCGTTATGAGAGTGAATCAGCACATCTCTGCGCTCATCAACTACCAGAACCTATTTTGTGAGNNNNNNNNNNNNNNNNNNNNNNNNNNNNNNNNNNNNNNNNNNNNNNNNNNNNNNNNNNNNNNNNNNNNNNNNNNNNNNNNNNNNNNNNNNNNNNNNNNNNTGTTCcacttgaaaataaataacctatgtctcatctctctctctctctctctagttcCAGTTCAGGTTTTTCCGACAGCAGACCCCAGTCTCCAGCAAGGACAGCAGGCCTCAACTCCAACAGTCCTCCTCCACcgcctccccctcttcctccaccacctcccccGTTACCCTCCACAGGCCTGCGGggcactcctcctcctcccattcctcctctACCAGTCCAGCAGCAGCCCCCGGCCATCCCGCCTGCCCCTGCTCCTCTCCAGATCGCCCCAGGGGTGCTCCATCCGGCCCCTCCACCCGTGGCACCTCCCCTTCACTGCTCTCCCGCCCGTCTCCAGCAGGTCCTGGACAGAGGCCCAACCATGGGCTCTGGGACCCTGTCAGACGGTGGTATCCTGCCTCCTCCCCCACCGCCTCCTCCTCTGCCCCTCCCAGGAGCGCGGAGCTCCTCGCCATGCCTGTCAGGCCCACCACCTGTGCCGGCCTTTCCCTCAGCAGGAGCCATGGCCTCCCCGCTGCCCCACAGCCTTCACGATATGGGGAGCAAGAGGCACCATCCAGCCAATCTGCCACCGATCAGCGATGCACGCAGTGTCCTGTTGGAAGCTATCAGAAAAGGTGGGTCGTGTTTTACCAGAAATGTTTCAAAACTTTCCCGGCCGGCAGTTAAAACACATGCTTTCTCTGGGCAGAGCACACACTCGCAGTTTAGGAGTAAGGgtgtattttgtttaattcCTTGTATGCTTTTTAGATGAAGAAACCTACATcagaactataaaaaaaaagtcaattattTAATTGGTTGATGGACAGATAAttggcaaaaaaatatttttacaaaaatcacTGGTTACATCTTCTCAAGTTTAACTATTAGCATATTAGtcaattgaatatctttggtttTTTGGACTgctggtcagacaaaacaagcaatttgaagaccTCACATTACATGATCATAAACTAAAGTCTTTTCCTGCCGGTTGCTGCTTCTTCCAGGCATACAGCTGCGGAAAGTGGAGGAGCAGCGAGAGCAAGAGGCTAAGCACGAGCGCGTCGGCAATGACGTGGCCACCATCCTGTCACGCCGCATTGCTGTGGAGTACTCTGACTCAGAGGATGAGTCCGAGTTCGACGAAGGAGACTGGATGGAGTGATGGCGATCAGGGTTGGCGGCAGAGGACAAATGTGTTCGGGTGCCCCCCCTCCCATGCCTGCACTCCACACCCCGCCATCAAAGAGTCCTTTCTACTCTGGGAGGAAGCAAAACAGCGGTGTCGCCCACTTTTCTTCAGTcaagctttcttttttcttttctttttatccgTCTCGTTGTGGTTTGTGTTTGGAGGAGAATCTCCACGTCGCCCTCGTCGGTCTTTCTAGTGTTCCAAGAGAAGTTTGTGCTTTCATTCTTTTCTGCACTCCCACACAACTTAGTTTGTTTTGGATTTCTTGTAATGAAATCTCCCATGTTTACTATTGGTATAAATGAAACTAACTTTTCTGAGGAaccacttgtttttattttcttatatgTACGTCGATGtaaaaaaggaatttaaaaaaacaagacaatgaaAAAATGAAGGCATGTTGCATTTATCCTAAGTTCTCCAGCACCGTTCTGCCACCTGGTGGCTGAACAAAGCATTGAATGAATGCGTTTTTATgttatgttcttttatttacCTTATTTCTGCTAAAACATTTGCAGTTTTAATGGCCCAGTAGTTGCTGATACTGACCGGTACATGAACACTCACTCAGTGTGAACACCAGCTGGGTTGtcccttgttttctttcttgttaTCAGGACTGACTTTACCACTTAGAACAAGCAAAAGATTGTGTTGGTATGTGATGTGATGATTGCACAATCAACTGTATGGTTGAAAATGAAGAAGGGGAAGCATATGGCTGCCTTGGCCACGCGTGTGCATATCCATCCACTTACATGTAACTTTTACCCCAGGGAAATTTATGCCAAGAGATTGAGCTTTTTGTCTGTCCAGGTTCTAAGGAGCCATGTATGCTCATGTTGACATCAGGCAATGTCAAAGATAAACACGGAGCCACTGGTTTTTAGTATATTGAGCTCCCATCCTTTTCTCAAGTTCTTTGGACACTGGAAGTGATAAGATGCTGTAGATGTACATCAGATTTCCTGCCTCTCTAATTGTCCCTGATGAATATTTAGTGTGCTGAGGCAAGCTTTGAATTTTGAGAAGGATAATGAGTCTGACCAACACCAGGTACAAACCACTCAACACCACTGAAGGCAGCTCTTCCCTCAGATCCCCCCTTACCGTGTACCTGCCCACTAACGAGAAGCCTTACCTCGTTGGGTTCTACAGCACCAAACGTTgtttaaaaagatacattttatgTGATACTGCCTTTTCAGGCCTGAAAGAGAAGGATACATTATGCCttgttttggctcatttcaaagaaaatgtcTGCCATCCTTTTCCGTTTGTTTGTTCTTTCTTCTACTTGCCTTATTGTTCGTACAAAACGTATCGTTGAGTTGATGAATGTATCGTGCTGTTACTACTTACTTGCCTGCGCTTGTATGGATTTGCTGTTTCTATgtttgggtgggggggtgggacAGAAtccctggtttaaaaaaagattagatCAATACTGTATACCATGTAACTTATGTAACTGTTGACTGTAACAGTTTGcttgaattaataaaaatctAATGTTATGTTTCAGCCCTAAATGttatggttgttgttgttgttgttgttgttgagctTGTCTCATCTCCACAGCTGAGACCTCTTCTTCTGATGTGGATAACTGAGCAAAAAGTTGTCAAGCAAGAGTACAGGCTTATGTACAGATAGATCATGACCAAGACAAACAGTCAATTTTAGACATGAATTACTCCTTTTATTATGGGCACCAGCAGAAGCATCTTGACATAATTATATTACATGAAAACATGTGAATTATTAGTCATTGTTTCacaataaatggttaaatatttaGAATTTATAAAAAGAATCCATAAAAATCTGttaattaaaattttaaaaagagcCAAATTTAGCTGGGATACTACGGGCAAAATGAAGTTTATTCAACGTAATATTTCTAATTATTATTAGATTGATGCAACCAGAAACAGTAATTAATGATGACGTTTTGATTGGGATATGTGGTGTAAACACAAGCTACTGCAGCATCCCGAAGTTCATCAGCAAGAAGTAACTACAGTGCAGCAACAGcaaaacatgtctgtctgtctgtagccACGGTAACATGCCTGTCAATCACTGGTACAACCCTATGACAGCTGATGGGGttgcttttattattatagCTCACTTTTGTTCAAGATAACTTGATCTAACACCCACAAATGAAACCTCTAACTGCACTTAACACTATGTTAGCTGATGAGAATCAAGAAGATAATTTACTGAATAAGCAGGTAAGCCTGGAGTCGTTTAGTCATGTGAGTAGTAGTTATGCagattaataaatgtaaaaatcacCATCATAATGTCATAGTTAAATGCCTTGTTTTCTGGCTCGGAAACCTTTAAGGTACTTTA from Etheostoma cragini isolate CJK2018 chromosome 18, CSU_Ecrag_1.0, whole genome shotgun sequence encodes the following:
- the wasf1 gene encoding wiskott-Aldrich syndrome protein family member 1 isoform X1, coding for MPLVKRTIEPRHLCHTVLPRNIKNELECVTNISLANVIRQLSSLSKYAEDLFGELFNEAHTFSFRVNSLQERVDRLSISVTQLDPKEEELSLQDITMRKAFRSSTIQDQQLFDRTSLPVPLQESFQTCEQPPPLNILTPYRDDGKEGLKFYTNPSYFFDLWREKMLQDTEDKRKERRKQKLEMPYLVCPNGLIRVRFETPPPFLTPPELQDPRMYDQVYRYLDLPGQMKAIERLPEPEKIPRAPHDRKKEWQKLALGAELAQDIPDDKHREANGSAGYHENRAPLYMEQMDGPFSLAALPYTQMNELLNRTGDRMYSRPHDPPPPPPLMHPLGEIKPPSVISSSSGFSDSRPQSPARTAGLNSNSPPPPPPPLPPPPPPLPSTGLRGTPPPPIPPLPVQQQPPAIPPAPAPLQIAPGVLHPAPPPVAPPLHCSPARLQQVLDRGPTMGSGTLSDGGILPPPPPPPPLPLPGARSSSPCLSGPPPVPAFPSAGAMASPLPHSLHDMGSKRHHPANLPPISDARSVLLEAIRKGIQLRKVEEQREQEAKHERVGNDVATILSRRIAVEYSDSEDESEFDEGDWME
- the wasf1 gene encoding wiskott-Aldrich syndrome protein family member 1 isoform X2; translated protein: MPLVKRTIEPRHLCHTVLPRNIKNELECVTNISLANVIRQLSSLSKYAEDLFGELFNEAHTFSFRVNSLQERVDRLSISVTQLDPKEEELSLQDITMRKAFRSSTIQDQQLFDRTSLPVPLQESFQTCEQPPPLNILTPYRDDGKEGLKFYTNPSYFFDLWREKMLQDTEDKRKERRKQKLQDPRMYDQVYRYLDLPGQMKAIERLPEPEKIPRAPHDRKKEWQKLALGAELAQDIPDDKHREANGSAGYHENRAPLYMEQMDGPFSLAALPYTQMNELLNRTGDRMYSRPHDPPPPPPLMHPLGEIKPPSVISSSSGFSDSRPQSPARTAGLNSNSPPPPPPPLPPPPPPLPSTGLRGTPPPPIPPLPVQQQPPAIPPAPAPLQIAPGVLHPAPPPVAPPLHCSPARLQQVLDRGPTMGSGTLSDGGILPPPPPPPPLPLPGARSSSPCLSGPPPVPAFPSAGAMASPLPHSLHDMGSKRHHPANLPPISDARSVLLEAIRKGIQLRKVEEQREQEAKHERVGNDVATILSRRIAVEYSDSEDESEFDEGDWME
- the wasf1 gene encoding wiskott-Aldrich syndrome protein family member 1 isoform X3, whose product is MPLVKRTIEPRHLCHTVLPRNIKNELECVTNISLANVIRQLSSLSKYAEDLFGELFNEAHTFSFRVNSLQERVDRLSISVTQLDPKEEELSLQDITMRKAFRSSTIQDQQLFDRTSLPVPLQESFQTCEQPPPLNILTPYRDDGKEGLKFYTNPSYFFDLWREKMLQDTEDKRKERRKQKMKAIERLPEPEKIPRAPHDRKKEWQKLALGAELAQDIPDDKHREANGSAGYHENRAPLYMEQMDGPFSLAALPYTQMNELLNRTGDRMYSRPHDPPPPPPLMHPLGEIKPPSVISSSSGFSDSRPQSPARTAGLNSNSPPPPPPPLPPPPPPLPSTGLRGTPPPPIPPLPVQQQPPAIPPAPAPLQIAPGVLHPAPPPVAPPLHCSPARLQQVLDRGPTMGSGTLSDGGILPPPPPPPPLPLPGARSSSPCLSGPPPVPAFPSAGAMASPLPHSLHDMGSKRHHPANLPPISDARSVLLEAIRKGIQLRKVEEQREQEAKHERVGNDVATILSRRIAVEYSDSEDESEFDEGDWME
- the wasf1 gene encoding wiskott-Aldrich syndrome protein family member 1 isoform X6 gives rise to the protein MPLVKRTIEPRHLCHTVLPRNIKNELECVTNISLANVIRQLSSLSKYAEDLFGELFNEAHTFSFRVNSLQERVDRLSISVTQLDPKEEELSLQDITMRKAFRSSTIQDQQLFDRTSLPVPLQESFQTCEQPPPLNILTPYRDDGKEGLKFYTNPSYFFDLWREKMLQDTEDKRKERRKQKMKAIERLPEPEKIPRAPHDRKKEWQKLALGAELAQDIPDDKHREANGSAGYHENSSSSGFSDSRPQSPARTAGLNSNSPPPPPPPLPPPPPPLPSTGLRGTPPPPIPPLPVQQQPPAIPPAPAPLQIAPGVLHPAPPPVAPPLHCSPARLQQVLDRGPTMGSGTLSDGGILPPPPPPPPLPLPGARSSSPCLSGPPPVPAFPSAGAMASPLPHSLHDMGSKRHHPANLPPISDARSVLLEAIRKGIQLRKVEEQREQEAKHERVGNDVATILSRRIAVEYSDSEDESEFDEGDWME